One genomic window of Caldivirga maquilingensis IC-167 includes the following:
- a CDS encoding PD-(D/E)XK nuclease family protein — MSLIDEVKRVLMEHPEILVEVLVSRPQIIYEALSKIAPWQNLATKDDIRRLEERINALEARMATKDDLRQFATKEDLKQFATKEDLQREVRRLENMITALGVRWGIFSEDAFRQGLLEILRGAGWFVSQEFIYDKDGYVFGEPSEVEVNIVVKDGLTIMVELTSALKRGDLPIIKRKKVLYEKLKNVSVSRVYVITPFIHDKYPDRVKAMAKDMGIEVVYPTPQ, encoded by the coding sequence ATGTCGCTTATAGATGAAGTTAAGAGAGTACTCATGGAGCACCCGGAAATCCTAGTGGAGGTCTTGGTATCAAGGCCGCAGATAATATACGAGGCATTATCGAAGATAGCGCCCTGGCAAAACCTGGCCACGAAAGACGACATTAGGCGATTGGAGGAGAGGATTAATGCACTCGAGGCCAGAATGGCCACTAAGGATGATCTTAGACAGTTCGCAACTAAGGAAGACTTAAAGCAATTCGCAACGAAGGAGGATCTTCAACGTGAGGTTAGGAGGCTTGAGAACATGATCACGGCTCTTGGTGTAAGGTGGGGTATTTTCAGTGAGGATGCGTTTAGGCAGGGTTTACTTGAGATTCTTAGGGGTGCTGGTTGGTTTGTTTCCCAGGAGTTCATTTATGATAAGGATGGTTACGTGTTTGGTGAACCCTCTGAGGTGGAGGTGAACATTGTGGTTAAGGATGGCTTAACCATCATGGTGGAGTTAACATCAGCATTAAAGAGGGGTGACTTACCCATTATTAAGCGTAAGAAGGTGCTTTACGAGAAATTGAAGAATGTCTCAGTAAGTAGGGTTTACGTAATAACACCATTCATTCATGATAAGTACCCGGATAGGGTTAAGGCCATGGCTAAGGACATGGGAATAGAGGTAGTATACCCAACACCCCAGTAA
- a CDS encoding glucose-1-phosphate thymidylyltransferase, with protein sequence MLGLILVAGIGERMRPLSYSIPKPLISILGKPLVAYTMDKLKDIDVSRIGLVVGRFSELFMDYFNNDPRLNIPVTYIRQERRLGIAHAIYRGIEEGFLREDFVVALGDNYFSESFTRFAREFLEGGYDVFIVLTRHQQFQRFGNAVVEGGRVVRLIEKPNQPIPNSYVVTGLYFFRDPDAVAKAFSNLRPSARGEYEVTDLIQWFIDNNYRVGYSLTTGWWKDMGTPEDLIDLVQLMLDDAKPRIDGDVRGRVSSRVIVEKGAVVEGAVHGPAYVGRGVYVGKDAEIEHFVSLEEGVHMESGSISRSLILEGVTLHLGKARLTDSVIGPRSYVILKNGRHRMIIGENGRVEEV encoded by the coding sequence ATGCTTGGACTTATTTTAGTTGCTGGTATTGGTGAACGCATGAGGCCATTATCATACTCAATACCTAAACCCCTCATCTCCATCCTCGGTAAACCCCTTGTTGCCTACACCATGGATAAGTTAAAGGATATTGATGTTAGTAGGATTGGGCTTGTTGTGGGTAGGTTTAGTGAATTATTCATGGACTACTTCAACAATGACCCAAGACTCAACATCCCAGTAACCTACATACGCCAGGAGAGGCGCCTCGGCATTGCCCACGCCATCTACAGGGGTATTGAGGAGGGTTTCCTAAGGGAGGACTTCGTGGTTGCTCTGGGTGACAACTACTTCTCGGAATCATTCACGCGATTCGCCAGGGAGTTTCTTGAGGGTGGTTACGACGTCTTCATAGTCCTCACTAGGCATCAGCAGTTTCAACGCTTTGGTAATGCCGTGGTGGAGGGTGGTAGGGTGGTTAGGCTTATTGAGAAGCCTAATCAACCCATACCTAACTCCTACGTGGTCACTGGACTCTACTTCTTCCGTGACCCTGATGCAGTGGCTAAGGCGTTCTCCAACCTGAGGCCCTCGGCCCGTGGTGAGTATGAGGTGACTGATTTAATACAATGGTTCATAGATAATAATTACAGGGTTGGTTACTCATTAACCACTGGTTGGTGGAAGGACATGGGTACACCGGAGGATTTAATAGATTTAGTGCAGTTGATGCTTGATGACGCTAAACCGCGGATTGATGGTGACGTGAGGGGTAGGGTAAGTAGTAGGGTTATTGTGGAGAAGGGTGCTGTCGTGGAAGGCGCAGTCCATGGACCAGCCTACGTGGGTAGGGGTGTCTACGTGGGTAAGGATGCTGAGATTGAGCACTTCGTGAGCCTTGAGGAGGGTGTACACATGGAGAGCGGCAGCATATCAAGGAGCCTAATCCTCGAGGGCGTTACACTACACCTGGGTAAGGCTAGGTTAACGGACTCGGTAATAGGCCCTAGATCATATGTAATACTTAAAAACGGTAGACACAGGATGATTATTGGTGAAAATGGTAGGGTTGAGGAGGTGTGA
- a CDS encoding polysaccharide biosynthesis protein — protein sequence MSRLLNEPAVLGILTNYASTIVNYALAIAYLIVLTKFIPLTQYGYYNAIVALLSIVSLFFPTFGIDNAVAREAAMAHASGRGVDGYYSALFALTFTLTMGYVVASMALIPVFIRDGVPSWLMGIIYINAVSALISMLVGVMGFYLWATGRVVSQGVGSTLGSLTYRVGEVALVLILRNVYAIALSVLLNNIVTLAYYLSRVRVLPRLKLGYSVLKARVKAFLNSGFQFWLAYYINSMYGSILAYLVFKTIGPTYSGLYGLSITALGSVTGFSGAVGSVFGSMASRGLAMGVDLNTMTRDYAKSMTVITAVLSLAAVALLPLAPIIHIFNGEYVKAIPYLALLIGTAPVSTIDTVYMMYYWVNGKGWLAVERSLVGALVMIAVFMLLVKELGLYAAVAASYAGTVAIVVLYWLNNRPWGLGFGLVASLSVLMPTVSALPIALYDPLLPWPLFQLTLLALFTIIMLLIKPVSISIINDTPRILRPLLKPFTRRN from the coding sequence ATGAGCAGGTTGCTTAATGAGCCAGCTGTATTAGGCATATTGACTAACTACGCCTCAACCATAGTTAACTATGCATTAGCCATAGCCTACTTAATTGTCTTAACTAAATTCATTCCATTAACGCAATACGGTTACTACAACGCCATAGTGGCATTATTATCTATTGTGAGCCTATTCTTCCCAACATTCGGCATAGATAATGCAGTGGCTAGGGAGGCAGCCATGGCTCATGCCTCAGGGCGTGGTGTGGATGGCTACTACTCGGCATTATTCGCCCTAACATTCACCTTAACCATGGGGTATGTGGTAGCCTCAATGGCGTTAATACCGGTTTTCATTAGGGATGGTGTACCATCATGGTTAATGGGCATCATATACATTAACGCCGTTTCAGCGTTAATAAGCATGCTTGTTGGTGTCATGGGTTTTTACCTATGGGCAACGGGTAGGGTTGTGTCCCAGGGTGTTGGTTCAACATTAGGTAGTTTAACTTATAGGGTTGGTGAAGTGGCCTTGGTGTTGATTCTTCGTAACGTATATGCCATAGCCTTATCGGTATTACTTAATAATATCGTGACCTTAGCCTACTACCTTTCTAGGGTTAGGGTTTTACCTAGGCTTAAGTTAGGTTACAGTGTGCTTAAGGCTAGGGTTAAGGCATTCCTTAACTCTGGGTTTCAATTCTGGTTAGCATACTACATTAATTCAATGTACGGCAGTATCCTAGCCTACCTGGTTTTCAAAACCATTGGACCAACCTACTCTGGACTATACGGCTTATCCATTACCGCACTTGGTTCAGTGACCGGGTTTAGTGGGGCTGTGGGTAGTGTCTTTGGTTCAATGGCCTCAAGGGGCTTAGCCATGGGTGTTGACTTAAATACTATGACTAGGGATTACGCCAAATCAATGACGGTGATTACAGCAGTATTATCATTGGCAGCAGTTGCTCTCCTTCCCCTTGCCCCAATTATCCACATCTTCAACGGTGAATACGTTAAGGCAATACCATACCTAGCCCTCTTAATTGGTACAGCACCAGTATCCACTATTGATACAGTCTACATGATGTATTACTGGGTTAATGGTAAGGGTTGGTTAGCAGTGGAGAGGTCGCTGGTTGGGGCATTGGTAATGATTGCAGTATTCATGCTCCTGGTTAAGGAACTAGGCCTATACGCCGCAGTGGCCGCATCATACGCCGGTACAGTGGCTATTGTTGTGCTTTACTGGCTTAATAATAGGCCCTGGGGGCTTGGCTTTGGCCTTGTGGCATCATTATCCGTGCTAATGCCCACTGTATCAGCATTACCAATAGCCTTATACGACCCATTACTACCCTGGCCCCTCTTCCAACTAACCCTACTGGCATTATTCACCATAATAATGCTCCTCATTAAACCAGTAAGCATCAGCATAATCAATGATACGCCAAGGATACTAAGACCACTGTTAAAACCCTTCACCAGGAGGAATTAA